CTCGAGTAGTCTTCGAGCTTCTGTCTACGGGACGCGAAGTCCTGGTCACTCTTGTCCAAGTCCACCGCTCCACCAAGCAATTGATTCTTCtcatttttcaatttttccaATGCTTCTTCGTCAATGGGCTTACCAGCCTTTTTGGCATTGGCAAATGCTCTTTCACTGGCGGTCAAttcctccaacttcttgatggtcGACGTGTCGCTCAAGTTGGAGTTCTCCAAGATGTGGGAAATCTCGTGGATTTTCTCGTCCCGACAGGCAAAGTTGGGGAGGATATTGCCGGTGTCATCATACTGGAATTTTTCCTGGTCGTCGTCATCACTGAGATGCTCTTCCTCGCTCTGCTCGTCGTCGAAGTCGAGCGGGACGACATCATTGTCCCCATCGTTGCTGGTGAGCTTAACTAAACGTTCCAGAGGATCATGATTGATGATTGACCATTTTAATTCTCCCTTAGCATCGTTCAGGGGAGACGCCGAGCGGGAGTTGGGATTGGATTGGTTGGGCGAGGGCGAACGGCCTCTGCTCATAGACTTCTGGATGATGGCCAAGCGTTCAGCTTCTAACCGAGATTGACGGCCTGCCATGTgtgaaaagaaggagaagtgCCAAGGGTTTTTAGAGTTTTATTTTGAGACTTGGTCGTGGCCCGCCTTGCGCGAAACATGGGGATGATAGGGATGGGAGAGGGCGTATATTGGTCATAGATAGTGTGTGCGttactcttcttcctcgtcgTCACTTGTGTATTCCACCAATAGCGATGCACCGTTTTTGATGTGCTCTTTGATGGTCGCCTCGAGGTCGTCCACAACCTTTTTGGGGTATGGTTGAATGAGctcaaacttgaagggAAAGTGCTTGTAGTAGTCCTCAAGGGATATTTGGCAGTCAAAATCGTTGGACGAAATGTGCTCCAACACCTGAGAGGCCGTCTCAAACTCCTCGGCGTCGTCTGCTGCCAAGTGGCGAGGGAATAAGGTACTTTCGAGGTGTAGGTAGAGGTGTTTCAACTGGTTTTGGTTATTAACGTTCAAAATGATCCGTTCTCCATGGGGCAACTTGACCTGGATCCGGGTATTGGGCTCGGGGTTGAGAGTTTCGAACCACCGgcttttgatcaagttgaacaaaaacaGTCGGCGTTGTTGTAGTAACatctcatcttcaagtttcttaCTCTTCTCTGCTTTCTTGACCTTGTCCATCTCAAGAGACTTTTGGTAGGCATCATCTTGCTGTTGTTTGATGAGCCGAGCAAACTCCATTTCCCGCTTGTCGGTGATGGCAGCCACCACTTGTGGCTGGTAATTGGAGATTATGCGGCCCAAGTAGATGGCCACCTTATTGGCAGTAGATCCCACTTGTGAAGGCTGTAATAACACCGACGGGAGATTCGACTTGTAGGTGATGGACATCGATGGCAACTTGTGCGGGCTGTTGGAGACGTTGTTGATGAGCATTACAAACGGTAATCTCTTTACCTTGTAGGTACGACCCACCTCATAGGATTCAGGGTTCTTCTCGACATCATTGATGTATATACAAGTGGTAAAGTTGTCGGTGTGGTTGGCTTTATTGAAATGCTTTTCAAAATGATGATTCGATAACAAGTGCGATAACAAGTCGCTGGCTTCTTGTGACCCGTTCACCAATACCACGAGCAACCAGGTGTAGTTGGTTTTGCACTGTTCATACACCTCATTGAAGTTGCCCTCGACAATGTTATATTTGTCAACGTACTCCAGCAACGGCATCTTATGGTCCAAGTCCACGGACTCGTAGTCTATCGCGGCTGGGAAGTAGTTGGCGGtgttgatcttgaagatgaacttgaacacctGGTATAAGAACGAGAGAAGCTTTTTGGGCACAAACAAAAGGAGGAACAAGAGCGAGTTGATGGCTCGCAAGTTGTTGGCCCGCAACACCTCACGCTTGGAGGCGTTGAGGCCCACTTCTAGTTGCCAATGGTTAGAGATCCTCGGAGCGTACGGGAGCAGAGGAATCAAGTCATCCAACGGAGAGTCCACCATGCTGTATCTTCGCGAGACGCGGGAGGTGTCGCTGCCGGGATGGCCGTAGTCGACGCCAGATGCTTGGGGCATGTCAGTAGAGGTGTCCACCTCCACAGGTGTTGGAAGCAGCAGTTCTTGGATAAATCCTGATTCGAAAAAGGTGACGATTGAGTTATTCAAGTCCCAATTATGGACGTCCAAAAGGCGGATAATCTGGGAGACATTGTCGTCCAGAGATCCTGTGATGGCTATGAACTCATCCACCGCCGTCTGCTTGGCAGGAGATAGGGTTTGATCGTCCATTTAGTAGAGAACAAGTGAGATTGTGATAGAAGTTCGCGGCTTGGAGGATTGGAGAAATGGTATATACACATGATACTCGCActtggctgcaaacttTAGCTATATTTATTACGTGACAGTCTACACAGGCTTTCCACCAATGAACTCACTCCATCTCTTGACCTCCTGAGGGATAACTACCGTTTCAGGGGTGACGTCGAAAGAGGG
Above is a window of Yamadazyma tenuis chromosome 1, complete sequence DNA encoding:
- a CDS encoding uncharacterized protein (EggNog:ENOG503P516; COG:T), which codes for MDDQTLSPAKQTAVDEFIAITGSSDDNVSQIIRLLDVHNWDLNNSIVTFFESGFIQESSLPTPVEVDTSTDMPQASGVDYGHPGSDTSRVSRRYSMVDSPLDDLIPSLPYAPRISNHWQLEVGLNASKREVLRANNLRAINSLLFLLLFVPKKLLSFLYQVFKFIFKINTANYFPAAIDYESVDLDHKMPLSEYVDKYNIVEGNFNEVYEQCKTNYTWLLVVLVNGSQEASDLLSHLLSNHHFEKHFNKANHTDNFTTCIYINDVEKNPESYEVGRTYKVKRLPFVMLINNVSNSPHKLPSMSITYKSNLPSVLLQPSQVGSTANKVAIYLGRIISNYQPQVVAAITDKREMEFARLIKQQQDDAYQKSLEMDKVKKAEKSKKLEDEMLLQQRRSFLFNLIKSRWFETLNPEPNTRIQVKLPHGERIILNVNNQNQLKHLYLHLESTLFPRHLAADDAEEFETASQVLEHISSNDFDCQISLEDYYKHFPFKFELIQPYPKKVVDDLEATIKEHIKNGASLLVEYTSDDEEEE